CATGTACATGACAGAGGTTTATCTGACAATTCTTGGGAATCTGAAAGTTTAGACAGCCTTGTATTAAGTGATTCATCAAATGATGATAGAGACCGTTATGGAAATTTTGGCATTTTTTCATTGCCCAAAAGTATGAAACACTATAACTGGGAAGTGGGGACATTCTTCagttaaaaaaaagatttcacAGAAGCAATAAGAAGCTACGGTGTAGACAATGGTAGGAAATTGAaggtttttaaaaatgataaaacaagAGTTTCTGTTAAATGTTGTGGGGCAAAAGGGAAGTGCCCATGGTACGCATATTGTGCATATAAGGCTGCCCAAAATACATGGCAGTTAAGGAAGATTATAAACAAGCATACCTGCAGTAGAGAATTTAATTTGCGTTTAGTGACATCAAAATGGTTAAGTGGGAGGTTAGAGAAGACTATAAaagaaaatccaaatattaattTGAGTAGCCTCCAAGACAAAGTTTGTAAGAAATGGAATATTAATGTGTCTCGGTCAACAACCTTTAGGGCAAAGAAAATGGCGCACAAGAAAATTGAAGgtgattttgaagaacaatataaaagggTATATGACTATGCCAATGAGCTGCTTAGGTCAAATCCTGGATCAACTGTCAAAGTTAGTGTAGAACCTAATGAGGGGAACCAAGTATTCAAGAGACTTTATGTTTGTTTGAAGGCATGTAAGGTGAGTTTCATATCATGTAGGCCCATTGTAGGTTTGGATGGGTGTTTCTTGAAAGGGAAATATGGGGGTGAATTGTTAACAGCAGTTGGAAGAGATGGTAATGACCAAATGTTACCTTTGGCATATGCtgttgtggaggtggagaataagcAAACCTGGACTTGGTTTTTGGAATTCTTGATTGATGATCTTGGTGGTGTTGAAAATTGTTCAACGTATACATTTATCtcagatcaacaaaaagtaagtgatatttcattgttttttattatgagaCCTTAGTCTTCCATGTTCATGTTCAgtaaatttacttttatcattTGATAGGGACTTCTGCCAGCAATACAAGAACTTCTACCTCGTGTTGATCAAAGGTTTTGTGTCCGCCACATATATGCaaattttaggaaaaaatatGCTGGAAAAAATCTGAAACGTCTCTTATGGAAGGCAGCATCATCAACCCATCCTCAAGCATGGGAGGCAGTCATGAGAGAAATAAAAGATGTCAATGTAGAGGCCTTTAAGCACTTGATAGCTATTCCACCAAGGTATGTTTTGAAGAGTGTTAGCCATGTCAATTATTTAGAACTGTTTGGTTGTGTTATAAATGTgtgtgtttttctttatatagaTTTTGGTCAAGGTCAAGGTTTACACCTACAGCTGCTTGTGACACCCTAGTAAACAATATCTCTGAAGCTTTTAATAGTGTGATCTTGGATGCAAGGGCTAAGCCCATCATAACAATGATGGAAGACATTCGTATGTATCTAATGAAGAGATGGACAAGAAATAGAGACAAGATAAGGTCATATGAAGGTTCCTTTTGCCCCAAAATTTATAAACGATTTCAAAAGGaattaaacaacacaaaatattGGATACCTAGGTATGATTTCATAATAtgaagttttatttgttttaatttctttacttTACTTACTCACTTCAATCCAAATTTCATTTTCCAGCTGGTCAGGATTGAAATTATTTGAAGTGAGACACACTTCCAACATTGGTGACAAGTTTGTTGTTGACATAGATAAAGTGGACTGTAGTTGCAGGAAATGGAGTATAACAGGAATCCCATGCTGTCATGCCCTCACTGCCATGACATTTTTAAACATCAATGGAGAAGACTACATCTCACATTGGTTTACAAAGTCAACCTATGAACAAACATACTTTCCAATGATATATCCAGTCCACGGTCCTCATATGTGGGAAATGACTTCAATGCCTGATGTGTTGCCTCCACCTAAGAGAATTTTTCCTGGTAGaccgaaaaagaaaagaagattagAGCCTTGGGAGCTTAAGAAAGATGACACTCAACTAAGACAAGGTGGAACACGTAAGAGATGTGGCATATGTAGAGAGCTTggacataaaagaaataattgtcCACAAGCTGCCCAAGCTGCTCCAACAACTCCAAATGCAACTCAATCCAGTCAAATTACTCAATGCGAGGTTGAAGAACCCCAACAAAGTCAGCCATCAACAACAGCACCTCAGACAACTTCAACACCAGCTGACCCAACTGCCACAGCACCTTCAAACTGATTTAGAAAGTCATTAGCtattattaatatgtattttgGTACTTTGTTTCGGCTAGCACCTTTTTTTGGATCTAAACTTCAAATCGCAATTGTGTGCTGATGTATTATTTGATGAAGCAAAGTATTGTCTGTTCAATGAATATGATGTCCAGTTTGAAGCACAGTTTCTGATGTTATATTCAATATGCCGTTTGAAGCACAGTTTCTGATGAATCTTATATTATGTATTAGTTATTTTCAATATTGTTTCTACTGCATCAAATTTGAATTCAGCTGCATTTAGTTGTCTGCACTGAGGACGGTCGTCCCTCAGGACGCTCGTCGCGACTTAGAaggaaagtggacgctcgtcgcgACTTAGAAggaaattggacgctcgtcgcGACTTAGAAggaaattggacgctcgtcgcATTGGACGCTCGTCGCGACTTAGAAggaaattggacgctcgtcgcGACTTAGAAggaaattggacgctcgtcgcATTGGACGCTCGTCGCGACTTAGAAggaaattggacgctcgtcgcGACTTAGAAggaaattggacgctcgtcgcATTGGACGCTCGTCGCGACTTAGAAtgaaattggacgctcgtcgcGACTTAGAAggaaattggacgctcgtcgctcaggacgctcgtcTCGACTTAGAAggaaattggacgctcgtcatcgcaagcggacgctcgtcgctCCCTACACgcacaagaggacgctcgtccagagaatATGAAATGGACGCTTGTCAAGACGCTCATCCAGAATACatcaagtggacgctcgtcgcccaggacgctcgtcgccaGGACACTCGTCACATAGCTAGCGCACGCTCGGTTCATaacaagcggacgctcgtcgccccCTGCGCGCAcaaggggacgctcgtccaaagaATATGAAGTCAACGCTCATTCCAAGTTCATTACTCGCATTGGAAAAAAATTTACTGTTGAAATGGTGATTAAGCCTCTGTTTTTAATGATTTCTACTGTCCAATTCTCTTAAGTAAGATTCGGTTCGGTATGTAATAAAGCAATGCAATAGCTTTGGACAATCATAATGAATTTATCACAAGTTTACTGCAACTGATAACTGTCTACAGTAGCCATTAAATTGTTGCTGTCATCAAATTGTTCCTGTCTCAACCATATCACTACAACTTAACTATTGATACAACATCCACCTTCTTCAACAATATCACTGCCAATTAGCTATTGAGAGcagaaattgagatttttcattcattttcaacaaCTGTCTAATACAACACATTGTCTAATACAAAATAGTCATGGAATTTTAAACAAGATACAAACAAGGATGACATTAATAAACCCCATAAAACATAACATCCATGTTAATTGCTTCTCCCATTTCTGAGAAACCATAGCAGATTTCTCCAGACTAATAATTTTCCTCCTTTGCCTAGCAATAATAGTATCCCTTTCATCCAAATTAGCTTCATTGcaccatttaaaataattgcatCCTTGAAGTTCTTCGTTTCGAGTCCGCTGTTCAAAACATCCAACCACAAACATTTCATTACTCAAAAATAAACTAATCAATAAAATGAAACTACAACCATTGAACAAACCTTGTAATTAGGGCATCCCCAAAATTGTTTGCCTTCGTTCTTCACAGTTTTCGCCACTCTCAACACAGCAACTTCCCCACAATGACATATGTTAGTTTGAACCAATCCTCTAGATGAAACGGCACGACAGCTCCCCCATGAGCAAGACGAACAACACTGATGATTCAATGACATTGCCACTTCCTGAGCCAACGAAAAAACGACACAACCTCACAACCAAGCTTTCTCACCCAACCCCAATCAACACTTCTTCAACCAACACTAAACCGAAGAACAGAGATAATAGTTTATGGGGGACCACACACAACACTTACAATGGGGGACCACACACAACACCCATAATGGGGGACAACAACAAACAGAGATAATAGTTTATGGGGGACCACAACAaaagcaaacacacacacgaagcaaacacacacaccAAAGCAACCATAAACCCAATGAATGGAACCCACTTCGCATGGACCAAAGCGAACACACACACGAAGCAAACACCAAACCCAAGCAAACATACACGTACCTTCGAATGGACCTTCGAATGGAACCCACTTCGCAATTCCAAATCACCAAACGCTTCCAAATCAGCAGACGCGTTCTGCTTTCAAAAGCCCCAATTGCGATTTTTGACCGTTCCTCAACTCAGAAACGCGTTCTGCTTTCGTTCACACATACAAATACCCTAAACGTGACTCATTTGCCATTGACACGTCATTAGTGACTCATTTGCCACGTTTTACTAAGCTAGTGCCACATAATCAACCACTTAACGCAGTTAgggtgtatttaacggagatgactacattgacacaaatatttttaatgtttggattcaattgacacttttataccacgtgaggacgaaaatgaaacttttttaaaagtgaggatgaatttgacacaattcaaccaaacttaGGACTAAGGAAGCAATTATCCCTTTTTTTAAACTATtgtatgatgatgaagaagaaattgatcaataatatttttaaatctagaaattaaaatttaattgtattaattaattctgtaatattataatatctgttttacttaaatatagtattattttttacataataaaaaataatatttaaatatggtaattaaatcaatttttaagttCTAAAAGATTGAATTATAAAGAACAGATTAATGAAACATTCCCATACGAAGGTGATACTagtcaaaaatttaaaatacgtGTCTTGAACGAATTCCATTGAAacatattaacatattataaaatttaaatttaaaaattttaaataagatcTTAAATcacaaagataaaaagatattgTTTAGAGTAacattaaagtttaaatataatacTTAAATTAGCTTTTTAAATTCTTGAAACTGAAATGTtagtataatattattaaagtgtCACTTTCATGAGAAAAttgtattgaaataaaaattacattaagatttaaatattatgtGTTGTTATACAGTGAAGGGAAGTACAAGGCAAATGAcattattatataatgaaaGATATCctcaattaaatatatttaaaaattaataaattaaacatataattattacttttagaaataatgattttatttcacCCTCCTTCAAAGGttttcatcaacttctaccAAAGAGAACACATTTTCATAGCTTTGCCAACACAACTGGAATGGTATGAGGAAGATGgcatgaagaagttgaagtggTTTAAGCATGGAACCTCTTAACCCTTTTCTGGAATAATAGCATCTTTTTCATTTCAAGCACTTTAAACTAACTTACCATATCATCTAagcaaacaaatataataatcaatataacaGCAATTTTTCTTAGCCTTTTCACTTGCAAAAAGACAAAGAATCTCGCTTTTTCTTGTGGGGttcacaaatacatgataaagatagttaaataatataaagttcTGTGTTGGGGGGGCAAAAACCAAACCAAGTTTGAAAATTGAGTTCATTCATTCAGATTTGAACAATGTGGCTGAAGGTTGTTCTTCTCCTTGCAAcgctttctctttttcactcggCAGCTTCTCTTAATAGGAGCAGTTTTTCCCCAGATTTCTTCTTTGGAACAGCTTCTTCAGCTTTCCAGGTTTTGTTCTGTCCCAAGTTGCTCAACTCTCTGCATCTTTATGTGTAAAGGTTGGATCTTTGTATCTTACTTGGCACTTTTCTGTTTCCTTTCTGGGTTCTGTGTTATTGGGGTTTGAAGTATGAAGGTGCTGCACGTGAAGGTGGCAAAGGCCCCAGTATATGGGACACATTCACTCATAGCCACCCAGGTTTGCATGGCCTCtctatgttgttttttttttttcagcatcCTTATTTGTCCATTTTAGCTTGTAATGCATCATAGTTGTTTCCTTTTGCCGAAGTAACCTATGCTTCAATATAGTTGTTTTAGTGGGGAAGTTGACCACAACCTCTCCCACTCTCAGTTCTAAACCCTTCAAATCAACCTTATATCTCCCAAATGTTAGTAGGGGAAGTTGAATCTACAACTTTGCCCTTCTAATTTTTACCACTAAGTCTGTTATCCTTATAAGTTGTGGTGTTTAAATTTGTTCTGCTTTTTGGCTCTTGTAGGCCTGGTTTTCTCCTTTAAAAGTCATATCGTGGATTAAGGAAAGAGAGTGTTTGTAAAGTGTCTTTGAGCATCATTCATAGACAACGTGAGACTTTTGGAGGGATGGAACAGTGCTGTAGGAGATTTATTTGTTAGAAAATACATTTCATGTCTTGTTCCTAGTAACTACTTTTTAAGGTATAGGGTTTAAGTGAAAAATGTCTTAAACTACTGTTAAGCCAACTAACAATACCCAGAGAGTTGAATAGGGCAAGCTTAGGTGAAAAATAATAAGGATAATGctagaataataaaatatctgtTGGATTAGTGTTGAAGATGTACATCAATGAACCACTCCATTTCATCAATTTGCTTGATCAAATTGATTTTGAGTTTTCATTATGAAGTTGGTTTATACAAAAAATTGAGACATTTTTCTTGGTTTTTCAGATAGAATAGCAGACCACAGTAATGCAGATGTTGCCGTTGATTCATACCACCGCTACAAGGTACTTTCTTTCTCATAATTTTGAACTTAGAAATCTAGTTGTAGAGGAATTTCCTTAGCTTCGCGAGATTTTATTTCATCTAGAttgatgattttgtttttctacatgtgattttctttttttcaggGGGATGTGGCTATGATGAAGGATATTGGATTCAATGCCTATAGGTTCTCCATCTCTTGGCCAAGAATACTACCTCGTGAGAAACTATAAttatctcttttattgttttggtaTAGCGAAATGCTAATTTGAATCATGAGTTTGCATGCTTTTGAGGGAATATGTATTCAATCACACATAATGGTTAGTAGAGCTTTGTATGGTTTTTCCATAATGCAGTTAAGTTTAAACTACCTTGATTTTAGATGGAAACTTGCAGGGAGGAGTTAACCGAGAAGGCATTGCCTATTACAACAATCTCATAAATGATTTGATAGCAAATGGTCAGTGGACGTAATTTTCTTGCTCTTTCTGTTTCTCTTTCTCATGATACTCTCCAAATCAAACTAAACTAGATGTACCTGCTTTTGTTTACAGGACAACAACCCTTTATAACTCTATTTCACTCTGATTTCCCTCAAGCTCTTGAAGATGAATATGGTGGTTTTCTGAATCCCAAAATTGTGTAAGCAATAGTGAGATTACTATGTTCTCTAGAATACATGGACATGGACTTGTCCTTCCCATTCACTCAACTGATGAAGAATTGGTACTTTGATTATGCAAACAGTCAGGATTTTGCAGATTATGCAGAAGTTTGCTTCAGGGAATTTGGTGACAGGGTCAAGCACTGGATTACATTAAATGAACCAGTTCTATATAGCACTCTAGGTTATGGAAATGGTGGATCCCCACCCAATAGATGCTCCAAGTGGTTTGCTAACTGCACGGCTGGTGATTCTACCACTGAGCCCTATGTGGTTACACACAATCTCATTCTTTCTCATGCTGCAGCAGTAAAAGTTTACAGGGAGAAGTTCCAGGTTAATGCAttattcttgtttttaaagtaaaaatgagtttttagTTCCTATACTTTGAGACCAACTTGGTTATGAATCCTGCATTTTCATGCTGATGAATTTAGTCCATCCTCTTGTTAAACTTAGCATCAAGCAACAGTTTTTTGACCATTACAAATTTGAAATAGGGACTCAATTCACATCTTTTCAGAAGTTTGAGGATTAAATTTATCAGTTTGAATGTGGAGGGACTGAATTCAAGTTTGATTGAAAGTATAGGaaccaaaaatgactttttttccCTTGTTTTATATGTCCAAATTCATATTGACTAGAGATGCTGTCCAAATATAGTATAAAGCTGGGGGAAATCTTTACCTTAAAAACTGGTTTTGTAGTATTGAGTTAAGATTAGATTactttttaagattttaaatagaaaattaagtGATGGTGAATGATTTTCTAATAGGTTTCTCAGAAGGGTCAAATTGGGGTAACATTGAATTCTGCCTGGGTTCTGCCACTTTCTCAATCAAAAGAGGACATAGAAGCTGCATATCGAGGTCTTGCTTTTATGTATGACTGGTAAGTGTCTTTGCCACTAAAAAACACTCTTTTTGTTTCCATTCCTGATAAATTTCATGGCAGAAAAATATATCTTGGTTTCCTCTTTATTgcatatcttttattttaagaaaatgtaaGGTTTTTAAGACACTTAGGATTTCTTTCCTTATTAGGCATTGACCATTAGGAATATcttggatttgattttgtttgaaattttcttttgaattccTGTAAGTCAATTGAGACTTGATATTCTATATAATGTAATCAATAATAGACTTGAGGAGGGgaggaaaaataagaaaaggttGAGAATTTTCTCAGCTACAGGTTCAGTTTCTCAGTATTCTAATAAATCAGCAAGCTTTTGGTTGCAAGTTCTGCTTTTCTGCATCAGTTTCATCTTGGGTTTTAGTGCCTTGGTGGATCATAAAGCATTTATTGCTTGCTTCTGAAGCATTTCTTGTAAGAACCAAGTAGGTAGAGCAACCAATAAATGTTTAAACAACTCATCAATACATAACTCCTCCCAAGTTTTTAACATTCTCTGTGACATGGTTAGCTCTAACTCATCTTATTTGTGTTCATTCAAGGTTTATGGAACCACTTTACTCCGGCACATATCCGGCCATAATGGTAAAGAATGTTGGAGGACGTTTGCCAAAGTTTACCAGAAGTGAATATTTGATGGTAAAAGGGTCCTTTGATTTCATAGGGTTAAATTATTACACTTCAACTTATGCAACTAGTACTTCTTGCCCACGTGAAAGACCAACTGCCTTCACAGATGCTTGTGTTACACTTACCTGTAAGCCATTTTAACTGAAGCTCACACACTTTTCAATTAACTTCTATTGAATTTTCCTCAAAAACGTGCTTACCCATGATACCTTTTGTTGCACTTACATCAGCTAGAAGAAATGGAGTTCTCATTGGTCCAAAGGTACTTGTATTTGGAGATAAGTTCCATTCAGTGCATGACAATGATTAGTTATCACTACATTAGTCTGAGTTAACCAAGAATTAACACTATTTACAAATAATTGAACATTATTTTTCACAAAGGATatgagaaattaatattttgcaGGCAGCCTCAGATTGGCTGTATGTCTATCCACCAGGAATTCAAGGTCTACTAGAATACACCAAGGAGAAATTCAACAACCCTGTTATTTACATAACAGAAAATGGTAAAAAATTCATCTGGGGTGATCTATGTCACCCTTTTGTTCTTTCTAAAACACAATCTTTACCATGCTACAACACTAGTTTTTCTGTTTCCATGAATGGTGTCATTCAAATTTTTGCAGGAATCGATGAGCTTAATGATGGAAAAATGGTACTAAATGACAGAACAAGGATAGATTACTTCAGTCACCACCTTCTGTATCTTCATAGGGCCATAAGGTGAGTTTAAAGTGATCATTGTTGTTATGAAGTTTACTGTTtgacctttttcttccctatattCAAGAATTTGGAAGGCTAAAATGTATGAATTTGGTAGGAATGGAGTAAGGGTGAAGGGATACTTTGCATGGTCATTGTTGGACAATTTTGAATGGACTGCTGGCTACAGTCTTCGGTTTGGACTGGTGTATGTGGATTACAAGAATGGACTGAGAAGATACCGTAAAAGATCAGCTTTGTGGTTCAAAATATTTCTTCACCAATGAATTGATGGGGTAAGGTAAAGAAAAGAATAtgctgtttttctttcttaatccTTGTCATTTGCTTTGGGCCACTGTAAGAACTATGCAGATTGACTTTGATGATTTCTGATAATCTATCTGTAACTTCCATTAATCTCTTCCTCGGTTTGATGTTTTTGTGTTACTTATATTCATGTTTGATCTATTAGAGATAAAcgattaagaattaaatatgtttttagtttttaaatttataattgaaattgaaatttgtttctatttcaaactttaataaattttggttttcaaactttaaaaaaaaaatatagtcttcttaatttaatttcGTCAACTTTTTTTACATGTCTTATAGATACTTTTTAATATGTCAATAAAATTTCATGTAGTTTAATTagaagaattatatttattattattttttaaagtttgaagttaaaatttgaaaaatagatgaatttcaattttgtttacaagtttAAGAGTTGAAAACATTTACagaaatgaaataaatcaagttaattttataacaataaattagattttaaattaagttaattttgtaaGGATATATTATACTCAAGATCATCTCgaattaattttgtaagaaGGATTAGACTTAAAACCCCTTGTAATAACTAATACTAATCAATGTTTCTAATTAATCATCACATAACTCCCTTTGTCCAACAATTGATGTAGTTTTAGGTTCTTTCATATGTATTAAAAAtacacataataataataaatatatctttttaagaTAGTTTGATCGCctcttttgttttaaataaatacattatttttactGAGGCATGGAGAATAgttaatttaagaataaattaagaatgaaaaataatgtttaataaaaaacaaagtaaaaattatttaaattggaATATATTTTAgaggattttgaaatttatttgtatttgggAATGCACAAGCATTTGTTCTAGCTCCAACATAGATATTCTGAaacaaagttaaatattatcatagactaagtattaaaaaataagcTTATCATAATCTGATTTATGTTTGGACAGTTttctaaaaaaagtaaattaatttattttgaagacATCTTGTAATGAGTGATTATGTGAACCATATTGATAATGTTTAATCAGTTGGtgaatgatttgatgatttaataattgatattcattgaatcatacaaaatttaagaatagaATAATTTAATGCTCTAAAAACCTT
The Vigna angularis cultivar LongXiaoDou No.4 chromosome 5, ASM1680809v1, whole genome shotgun sequence genome window above contains:
- the LOC108320744 gene encoding beta-glucosidase 24 translates to MWLKVVLLLATLSLFHSAASLNRSSFSPDFFFGTASSAFQYEGAAREGGKGPSIWDTFTHSHPDRIADHSNADVAVDSYHRYKGDVAMMKDIGFNAYRFSISWPRILPHGNLQGGVNREGIAYYNNLINDLIANGQQPFITLFHSDFPQALEDEYGGFLNPKIVQDFADYAEVCFREFGDRVKHWITLNEPVLYSTLGYGNGGSPPNRCSKWFANCTAGDSTTEPYVVTHNLILSHAAAVKVYREKFQVSQKGQIGVTLNSAWVLPLSQSKEDIEAAYRGLAFMYDWFMEPLYSGTYPAIMVKNVGGRLPKFTRSEYLMVKGSFDFIGLNYYTSTYATSTSCPRERPTAFTDACVTLTSRRNGVLIGPKAASDWLYVYPPGIQGLLEYTKEKFNNPVIYITENGIDELNDGKMVLNDRTRIDYFSHHLLYLHRAIRNGVRVKGYFAWSLLDNFEWTAGYSLRFGLVYVDYKNGLRRYRKRSALWFKIFLHQ